TGTGGTGTATGTGAAGATATCTACGGTGAGAATGACGATTTGAGGCTAGAATCAAATAGACGTGttgtaaaaaagaagaaaatagaaACAATAAAAGTCACCAAACGTCGTAGAAAAACAACTTCCACAACTGCAAAAAAAACCAGGCAAGAAAAACCTGTAAATATTGTAAACGACAAACGTTCCAGGGTAACAAGGTTAAGAACAGGTGCAATAACAAATAGAAAATATACCAATCCTCAGGATGATGAATTCTCAACCGAAGATGAATCTGATTCGGAGTCAAATTCTGAGGACACTGACAATGAGGTACAAGATGCCATGGAGAGTGAGCTAGATGAGGACATTGACGATGAAGTCAAACAATTGATGCAAATGAAAGAAGATCCTGAATTGATGGCATCATCAACAGTACTGGAAGAAACAGATCAAAGTCTCATCAAGTTTCTTGATCCAGAACTTGTGGAAATGACATTGCCTTCAGATGATCCAAAAAGACCTCTGAAATGCAAGGTTTGCAATGCAACTTTCGTTACTATTGGATCATTTGCTAACCATGTGTCAGACCACACGAATAAAGGGCCAATGGCGAAGCCACTGAAGTGCTCAGATTGTGGGAAGAATTGCGCTACGAAGGGTTTCAAGCAGCATAGAAGTGGCCATATCAAATTTAAGGCTCCTCAGCAGTGTACCTACAAAGGGTGTAATTTCACATTCAAGGAGAGGAACATTTTTCAAAGCCATTTGGATGTACACAAAGGTGTCAAACGTAATTGTTGCAAGGTATGTGGTGCAGGTTATATGAGAAAGACAGATCTGACCGTACATCATCAACGAGACCATGCTAAAGGAGCAAAGCAACTTCTTTGCAGGTATTGTAAGAAGCCCTTCCTAGCAGATTTAAAGCGAGACGACATGAGAGAAGAGTTCATGAGAATCGGGAGCATCTTGAATGTGAGGAGTGTGGCTTTACATGTCTGTCGCAATATAAACTAAAGAGACACAAAGAATCCCACAATACAGAATTGAAAACCGATTTCGTTTGCAGCAAATGTAGAGAATGTTTTACAGATCAAATTACGCTTGACCGGCATGCTGACTTAAACACATGTAGCGCCCCTGTTGACATTGACTGGGAAGATGCAACAAAATTCGTGGATCCACGACTCGTGGCGCTCATGGATAAGCCAAGAACAATGAGCAAACCTTTCAGGTGTAAACAATGTGCAATGAGCGAATTCAACATTGCGTCTGTATTTTTGAAACATGTGAAATATAAGCACCCAGAAATTGAGTGCCATGTGACACATGCATACACTTGTGGTCAGTGTGATGTGAAATTTAAAAAGTATAACACAATGGTAAACCATAACAATACAACACACTTGCTTCTCATGCC
This DNA window, taken from Amphiura filiformis chromosome 16, Afil_fr2py, whole genome shotgun sequence, encodes the following:
- the LOC140136225 gene encoding uncharacterized protein, producing MNTERHTMESSIKDSPLLFCRTCGLQRVCDVEKELQKLFAEKYLQLPNMCGICQKQVEPNNDTKTNIKKCEQSGKKEQSDNSDGEDCGVCEDIYGENDDLRLESNRRVVKKKKIETIKVTKRRRKTTSTTAKKTRQEKPVNIVNDKRSRVTRLRTGAITNRKYTNPQDDEFSTEDESDSESNSEDTDNEVQDAMESELDEDIDDEVKQLMQMKEDPELMASSTVLEETDQSLIKFLDPELVEMTLPSDDPKRPLKCKVCNATFVTIGSFANHVSDHTNKGPMAKPLKCSDCGKNCATKGFKQHRSGHIKFKAPQQCTYKGCNFTFKERNIFQSHLDVHKGVKRNCCKVCGAGYMRKTDLTVHHQRDHAKGAKQLLCRYCKKPFLADLKRDDMREEFMRIGSILNVRSVALHVCRNIN